The Brevibacterium atlanticum genome segment AGTTTGTATGCGGCGCCGGCCAGGGTCGAGGCGAGTTCCTCGAGGTAGGTGGAGATGAGGTCCTCGGGGATGGCCAGTGCGTCCTGGAGTTCGACGACGAATTCCTGCGCGTCGAGCGGAACCTCGGCCTCACCCTGCCGGCGGGTGATGCTCGCTTCGTCGATGATCCAGTGCTCAAGCGGCAGGACGCGGGCGGTGAACGTGTACCGCGTGGCACCGTCGATGCGAAGCTCCCACGTCTGGCCGCCGTCCTTCGCCGAGGCTGCTTCCCCTGCAGTGGGCGCGTTCCCGTCCGCACCGGAGGCCGCATCGGCGTCGACCCGCACCGGTGCGATGAGCCGTTCATGGGCGAATTCGGACAGGGCTTTGGCTACGAGGTGGCGCTGCACGACGGCGAAGGCGTCGGCATTGAGGTGGGCGTAGGCGTCGGGCGCGACACCGTCCCGGCCGTCGTCGGTTCCGATGAGCGGGGCGAGTGCGCTGCCGGCGAAGTCGGCGCGCGTGCACACGCTCACGAGCGCGTGCTTCTCGATCTCACCCATCATGATGGTCGCCTCGCGCACGGGGGTGAAGCCGGCGGCTCGGTTCTTCTCGATGATCGCGTCGTTGCGGGCGTCGGGTTCGACGACGACGCGCTGGCCCCCGCGCCCGCCCTGGTCAGAGGGCCTGAGGCAGAAGTCGATGACCTCGGCCATGATGCGATCGGTCAGCCCGTGCACGGCCGGTCCGGCCGGGGGTGCGACGAGCAGGTGCATCCCGATGTCCCCGGGCCCGGTGGCCAGGACGTTCTGCGGGATGAGGCTGTCCGGGGTGTAGGTCTCGACGTAGAAGCTCTCGCGGCCGTCGACGGAGCCGACCCAGCCGGCATCGTCCGCAGAGTCGCGGATGCCCTCGAGGTAGGTCCGCACTCCGGCCTCGTCGAGGTCGGTCATCATCCAGTAGCGGGCGCGCGGATGCGTGAGCCAGGCGTGGAGTGCCGCAGTGTCGCGGTCGACGTCGAGCGGTCGGATGGTTACCCTCGCCGAGGCGGCCGTGAGCTTGGCGGCCGGGAGCTCGGCCGCCGGGTTCGCGGTCGGATCCGCAGCCGGTTCCGCACCGGTGGGCTCCTCCTCCGCGTGAGGCGCTGTGGGATCGCCGACAGTGGTGGTTGTCGGGTCGGTGATGAGTTCTGTGGTCATGCGTGTGACATCTCCTTGGAGTCGTCGAGTGCGAAGGCTGCGGGCACGGCGTCGGATTCGTCGGCCGGCACGCCGAAGGTCTGGAAGGCGATGCGGTTCTCGATCGGGTACGGTTCCCGGCCGGTCACCTCGGCGAGCACCACCGAGGCCCGCCACGGACCGAAGCCGAGGTCGGGTGCGGTGACGCCATGGGTGTGCTCTTCGCCGCCCAGGACGTGGATCGTGCGCTCGTCGTTGATCGTGTAGTGGCGGCTGACGTCGAGTCGGCCGCGCGAGTCGAGGCGCACCTCGTCGCTGAGCGGGGCCAGGAAGTCCGGCACCCGTGACTTGTAGCCGGTGGCCGCGACGACCGAGCCGGACCTGCGGGTGAAGGTCTCATTCAGGGCGGTGTTGCGGAACCCGAGCAGGTATTCGCCGCTGATCGGGTCGACTTCGGCGGTCTCGAGTTCGGCTTCGGAGACGAGGTTCGTCAGCAGTGTCCGCCCGCCGCCGCTGAGCCGGTAGAGGGTGTCGTGGATGTCGTCGACGAGGTCGCCGGAGATCCCCTTGTACAGGGTGCGCTGCTCGCGGCCGACCTGTTCGCGCAGCGCATCGGGCAGGGCGCGGAAGTGATCGGTGTACTCCGGGGAGGTCATCTCGAGGGTGAGCTTCGTGTACTCCATCGGGAAGAACCTCGGCGAGCGTGTCACCCAGTCCACCCGCACTCCGCGGTCTTCGGCATCCTCGATGAGGTCGCGGTAGATCTCGGCGGCGGACTGGCCGCTGCCGACGATCGTCACCGCGCCGGAATCGAGCAGCGCTTCGCGGTTGTCGAGGTAGTCGGCGGTGTGGATGAGCGGCCCGGCACCGGCCGACTGGCCCGTACCGCTGCCCGAGCCCGCCGCACGATCCTCGACCCCAGCCACCGACAGCCCCTGCAGGGCGGGCGGCAGCACCGGCTGTGTGCCCACGCCGAGCACGAGGTGCCGGGCGCGGTAGGTTTCGGTCGTCACGACCGCAGCGGAGTCGTCGGTCACCTCGGCGATGGCGGTGAAGATGCCGTCTTCCCTGGTCACGGATACGACGCGACGGTTCCACCTCAGCGATTCCAGCTGTGCGGCGACCCACCGGCAGTATTCGTCGAATTCGGCGCGCAGGGGGTAGAACGACTCGCGGATGTAGAAGGGGTAGAGGCGCCGGCGCTCCTTGAGGAAGTTGAGGAACGAGTACGGCGAGGTCGGGTCGGCCATGGTGACGAGGTCGGCGAGGAACGGCACCTGGATGGTCGAGCCCTCGATCATCATGCCCGGATGCCAGCGGAATTCGGGCCGCTGGTCGAGGAAGACCGCGTCGACATCATTGAGCGGCTCAGAGAGTGCGGCCAGGCCGAGTCCGAAGGGACCGATGCCGACGCCGAGGAGGTCGTGGACGTCTGTGGACTGTGCGCTCATGCTGCGCCTCCTTCGGTGGTGATGTGCCGGCCGGCGAGGATTCCGTGGCCGGTGGCGCGGACGAGGTCGAGCACCGCGGTGATGTCGTCGATGCTGGTGTCAGGATTGAGCAGGGTGAGTTTGAGCCACGGTCTGCCGTCGATGGTGGTGCGGGCGACGGCCGCGCGGCCGGAGCGGAAGAGGACCCGGCGGATCATCGGCACGAGTTCGTCGCATGCCGCGGCACCGGCAGTTGCCGGAGTGAAGCGGAAGAGCACGGTGGAGAGGTCCGAGGCTCCGAGGACCTCGAAGTCGGCCTGACCGTCGAGCAGCTTCCGGACCTCGGATGCGAGGTCGCAGACGGTGTCGATCATCGCTCCGATCTCGTTCGCCCCGCGGGCGCGCAGCGTCGTCCAGAGCTTGAGAGCGTCGAAGCGGCGGGTGGTCTGCAGGGACTTGTCGACCTGGTTGGGTTCGGCCTCATGAGACTGCGCCTCGGCTTCCGGGTTGAGGTAGTCGTGGTGGTGGATGGTCGGCGCGAACAGGCGCGAGTCCCTGATCAGCAGGGCTGATGACGACACCGGCTGGAAGAACGTCTTGTGGAAGTCGATGGTCACCGAGGTGGCCCGGCTGATTCCGTCGAGCAGGTGGCTACGGCGAGGGGCCCAGAGCAGGCCTCCCCCATAGGCGGCATCGACGTGCAGCCACACGTTCGCCGCTTCGCATGCCTCGGCGATGGGCTCGAGCGGGTCGATGACGCCGAGGTCGGTGGTTCCGGCGGTGGCGACGACGGCCATGGGGATCTGGTCGTTGGCTTCGATCGCCAGCAGGGTGGCGTTGAGCGCTTCGGCGTCCATCCGACCGCTGACGTCGGTCGGGACGGTGACGACCGCATCGGCATCGAGGCCGAGGAGGAAGGCTGCGCGGGAGACGGAGAAGTGGGCCTGGTCGGTGGCGAGGATCCGCAGCCGGGACAGGAGTTCGGGGCGGGCGGCGTCCGTGCGGGTCGTGGAGTCAGCGTTCGCGTGAAGCCCGGCCATGACGTTCTCGCGGGCGAGGAAGAGCGCCTGCAGGTTCGACTGGGTGCCGCCGGAGGTGAAGATGCCGTCGCCGTCGTCGAATCCGAGGTGTCCGCACGTCCAGTCGATGAGGCGGCGCTCCATGAGCGTGGCGACCTCGGACTGGTCGTAGGTGTCGACCGAGGTGTTGATGGCTGCGAGCATCGCCTCGGCGGCGACGGCGGGGACGGCCACGGGGCAGTTGAGGTGGGCGACGTAGCTGGGGTGGTGGAACCACACCGCGTTGTCGGCGTAGAGGGCGTCGACTTCGCGCAGGGCCTCGGCGTTGCCGATGCCGGGGGTGTCGAGGTCGACGGCGTCGACGGCGGCCTGGAGCTGGCTGCGGTCATTCGCCGAGGTGGCCGTTTCGGTGGCGTGGAAGCGTCGGCCGAGCGAGTCGACGACGTCGTGCATGAGCGCCGTATACTCGTGGGCGCTGTGGGCACCGAGCAGAGCGTCGGTGCGGGTGGGGTTCGAACCGTGGGGCGTCGAATCGTCGTGGGGAGTCTCGGGGGCGCGGAGGGGTGCTGCGGGTGGTGTCGCTTCGGTGTCGGAGAGCAGAGAAGTCGTCACTGTAAGGTTTCCTCCTTCGATGAGCGAACCGCAGAGCGCGGTCGGCATTAGGGAAACCTACCCTAAGTGTCGAACTTTTCGAAGGCCGTTCGCCGGAGTTCACCGACTACGGGAGTAGCATCCTGACCTGGGGCAATGTGGCCCTGCCCAGCGTTCGCAGGCCAAAGAGGCCTCGCCGACTACGGGTGCATCGGCCCGAAAATTCACCTCGTGGTCTTCCTCACACGAGCTCCGATCGTCTGCCATCGTGAGACAACGACGACGGCCGCAGTCGCGTGCCCGAGCTCATGCCGAAGAGCACATACGCAAAAAGCCGCAGTCCTCGCGTGCAAGCGGAAACTGCGGCTTCTCACCGTTGAGGGGCCCCGGATCTTCGTCCAGGGGCCCGCCTACATCACTTCACGACGTAGTTCGGGGCCTCGACGGTCATCTGGATGTCGTGCGGGTGGCTTTCCTTCAGTCCCGCGGTGGTCAAGCGGACGAACTTGCCCTTGGACTTGAGGTCGTCGATCGTGCGGGCTCCGACGTAGAACATCGTCTGGCGCAGTCCGCCGGTGAGCTGGTGGGCGACCTGCTTGAGGTGTCCGCGGTAGGCGACGC includes the following:
- a CDS encoding lysine N(6)-hydroxylase/L-ornithine N(5)-oxygenase family protein, whose protein sequence is MSAQSTDVHDLLGVGIGPFGLGLAALSEPLNDVDAVFLDQRPEFRWHPGMMIEGSTIQVPFLADLVTMADPTSPYSFLNFLKERRRLYPFYIRESFYPLRAEFDEYCRWVAAQLESLRWNRRVVSVTREDGIFTAIAEVTDDSAAVVTTETYRARHLVLGVGTQPVLPPALQGLSVAGVEDRAAGSGSGTGQSAGAGPLIHTADYLDNREALLDSGAVTIVGSGQSAAEIYRDLIEDAEDRGVRVDWVTRSPRFFPMEYTKLTLEMTSPEYTDHFRALPDALREQVGREQRTLYKGISGDLVDDIHDTLYRLSGGGRTLLTNLVSEAELETAEVDPISGEYLLGFRNTALNETFTRRSGSVVAATGYKSRVPDFLAPLSDEVRLDSRGRLDVSRHYTINDERTIHVLGGEEHTHGVTAPDLGFGPWRASVVLAEVTGREPYPIENRIAFQTFGVPADESDAVPAAFALDDSKEMSHA
- a CDS encoding pyridoxal phosphate-dependent decarboxylase family protein; this translates as MHDVVDSLGRRFHATETATSANDRSQLQAAVDAVDLDTPGIGNAEALREVDALYADNAVWFHHPSYVAHLNCPVAVPAVAAEAMLAAINTSVDTYDQSEVATLMERRLIDWTCGHLGFDDGDGIFTSGGTQSNLQALFLARENVMAGLHANADSTTRTDAARPELLSRLRILATDQAHFSVSRAAFLLGLDADAVVTVPTDVSGRMDAEALNATLLAIEANDQIPMAVVATAGTTDLGVIDPLEPIAEACEAANVWLHVDAAYGGGLLWAPRRSHLLDGISRATSVTIDFHKTFFQPVSSSALLIRDSRLFAPTIHHHDYLNPEAEAQSHEAEPNQVDKSLQTTRRFDALKLWTTLRARGANEIGAMIDTVCDLASEVRKLLDGQADFEVLGASDLSTVLFRFTPATAGAAACDELVPMIRRVLFRSGRAAVARTTIDGRPWLKLTLLNPDTSIDDITAVLDLVRATGHGILAGRHITTEGGAA